From Apium graveolens cultivar Ventura chromosome 9, ASM990537v1, whole genome shotgun sequence, the proteins below share one genomic window:
- the LOC141685694 gene encoding uncharacterized protein LOC141685694 — MVTLRSYSKNHIDVDITTRESIKYRLTGIYGEPDRSKIEETWNLIKHMYNNSNSPWCLIRDMNNTLTQKDKKGGRPYPDRLLSGFQDTLTDCNLADLNMQGHQFTWERGAGTHNHIEVRLDRALVNQYFMHLFRDVKLMNLEVSTSDHSPIWLIPTPGQSFVPNKKI; from the coding sequence ATGGTTACGCTGCGTTCATACAGCAAAAACCACATTGATGTTGACATAACTACTAGGGAGAGTATAAAGTACCGTCTTACAGGTATTTACGGGGAACCTGATCGATCCAAGATAGAAGAAACATGGAATTTGATCAAGCATATGTATAACAACAGTAATAGTCCCTGGTGTTTGATTAGAGATATGAATAATACCCTCACTCAGAAGGACAAAAAGGGTGGTCGTCCCTATCCTGATCGTTTGCTATCAGGTTTTCAAGATACTCTCACTGATTGTAACCTGGCTGATTTAAATATGCAAGGGCATCAATTTACTTGGGAAAGAGGAGCGGGGACTCATAATCATATAGAGGTACGTCTTGATCGGGCTTTGGTAAATCAATATTTTATGCATTTGTTTAGGGATGTCAAACTCATGAATCTAGAGGTTTCCACATCGGATCACTCTCCAATTTGGCTAATTCCTACTCCTGGGCAAAGTTTTGTCCCAAACAAAAAGATTTAG
- the LOC141684346 gene encoding uncharacterized protein LOC141684346, which produces MDQIYDMGWLVITLTLGGMAAIYGFLKRVNHKYGYSSFPLDDLAWKSSFLGNICSFFRALSCVGDSPSTCCNSPTDVSDCLEFQFSSWEEQIISAKKCERIVGYYLQKKSNGKYTLAVIGKQIIASHMLYEVNRSFARYYAPHLSPRQSLKWNTKREVIDWLSTMVTQPEKKIVHEVQYTKEGNSFFKVLIGEYQKKLIIPAMYLQQHSNVREGSMRLRNGEREWKVEVDSQVIKGGWDVFVKDHKLREGDFLVFTSLGEMFFNVAIFGQNGRIKEFPWYHAFNPDGRVVYA; this is translated from the exons ATGGATCAAATATATGACATGGGTTGGCTAGTGATCACACTAACACTGGGTGGCATGGCTGCAATCTATGGTTTCTTGAAAAGGGTTAATCATAAATATGGCTATTCATCTTTTCCTTTGGATGATTTGGCTTGGAAATCTTCTTTTCTTGGGAATATTTGCAGCTTCTTCAGGGCTCTTTCTTGTGTTGGTGATTCCCCTAGTACCTGCTGCAATTCTCCTACTGATgttag TGATTGCTTGGAATTTCAGTTCTCGTCATGGGAAGAGCAAATTATTTCAGCTAAAAAATGCGAGCGTATAGTTGGTTATTACCTGCAGAAGAAATCTAATGGAAAGTATACTCTGGCAGTCATTGGGAAACAAATCATTGCAAGTCACATGTTGTATGAAGTTAATAGGTCCTTTGCTCGTTATTATGCTCCTCACTTGTCTCCACGACAATCTCTCAAGTGGAATACCAAGCGCGAAGTGATTGACTGGTTATCCACGATGGTAACTCAGCCTGAAAAAAAGATTGTACATGAAGTTCAGTATACCAAGGAGGGTAACAGTTTCTTTAAGGTTTTGATAGGTGAGTATCAGAAGAAGTTGATAATACCAGCAATGTATTTGCAGCAGCACAGCAACGTCAGGGAGGGTTCAATGAGACTGAGGAATGGGGAACGAGAATGGAAGGTGGAGGTTGATAGCCAAGTAATAAAGGGTGGTTGGGATGTTTTTGTCAAGGATCACAAGCTTCGTGAGGGTGATTTCCTTGTTTTTACCTCTCTCGGTGAGATGTTCTTCAATGTTGCTATTTTCGGTCAGAATGGTCGAATTAAAGAATTCCCTTGGTACCATGCTTTCAATCCTGATGGTAGAGTTGTTTATGCGTAG